One Candidatus Omnitrophota bacterium genomic window carries:
- the folK gene encoding 2-amino-4-hydroxy-6-hydroxymethyldihydropteridine diphosphokinase, whose translation MKKFVNCYIGVGSNIGDRRKYVDSAILELKKNKSIRFKKASSIYETEPVSEMPQGKFLNGVLEIETSLTPLELLVALNNIEKTLGRVRTVKSGARTIDLDILYYSNKKIKKKDLIIPHPRISEREFVLKGLRELGKV comes from the coding sequence ATGAAAAAATTCGTTAACTGCTATATAGGCGTAGGTTCAAATATAGGCGATCGGCGTAAATATGTAGACAGCGCGATCCTCGAGCTGAAGAAAAATAAAAGCATACGGTTTAAAAAAGCATCGTCAATATATGAAACAGAGCCGGTGAGCGAGATGCCGCAGGGTAAATTTTTAAACGGCGTACTGGAGATAGAGACCTCTCTCACGCCTCTTGAACTTTTAGTGGCCCTGAACAATATAGAGAAGACACTTGGCCGCGTGAGAACGGTTAAAAGCGGGGCTCGGACAATAGACCTTGATATACTTTATTACAGCAATAAAAAGATAAAGAAAAAAGATCTTATTATCCCGCATCCACGCATAAGTGAAAGGGAGTTTGTGCTTAAAGGGTTGAGGGAACTGGGTAAAGTGTAA
- the panC gene encoding pantoate--beta-alanine ligase encodes MKIITDPAKMRKFIANEKARGRKIGFVPTMGYLHKGHLALIRRAKRENGIVVMSVFVNPAQFGPGEDYTKYPRDFKKDARMAKKEGVNAIFYPAVKSMYLPGHSTYINVEKLSGHLCGRRRSGHFRGVATIVAKLFNIISADNAYFGQKDAQQAVIIKKMAEDLNIPVEIKTIPTVREKDGLAMSSRNAYLNKKERYEATALFKSLSLAKKMIKQGERGSRKIIKTIKDFISKNSSARIDYVSVADLGSLKEIKALKGQVLIAIAAYFGKTRLIDNVILEV; translated from the coding sequence ATGAAGATCATAACGGACCCGGCGAAGATGAGAAAGTTTATCGCAAACGAAAAGGCCCGCGGCAGGAAAATAGGTTTTGTACCGACAATGGGCTATCTTCATAAAGGCCATCTCGCGCTTATCCGGCGCGCAAAGCGGGAAAATGGCATTGTCGTCATGAGTGTATTTGTAAATCCCGCGCAATTTGGGCCTGGGGAAGACTATACGAAATACCCCCGCGATTTTAAGAAAGACGCGCGCATGGCAAAAAAAGAAGGCGTCAACGCGATATTTTATCCCGCAGTAAAAAGTATGTATCTTCCGGGCCACTCTACGTATATTAACGTTGAAAAGCTATCAGGCCATTTGTGCGGCCGCCGAAGGTCGGGCCATTTTAGGGGCGTAGCCACAATCGTTGCGAAATTGTTTAATATAATTTCCGCCGACAATGCCTATTTCGGCCAAAAAGACGCCCAGCAGGCAGTTATTATAAAGAAGATGGCAGAAGATCTAAATATTCCGGTCGAGATAAAGACTATTCCCACGGTAAGAGAGAAAGACGGCCTTGCCATGAGTTCGAGAAACGCCTATCTTAACAAAAAAGAGAGGTATGAGGCGACAGCGCTTTTTAAATCGCTTTCGCTGGCAAAGAAGATGATAAAGCAAGGCGAAAGAGGAAGCCGCAAGATAATAAAGACGATAAAGGATTTTATAAGTAAAAACAGTTCTGCCAGGATAGATTATGTCTCAGTAGCAGATCTTGGCAGCCTAAAAGAGATTAAAGCGCTGAAAGGGCAGGTCTTAATAGCAATAGCCGCTTATTTTGGCAAGACGCGGCTTATTGATAATGTGATTTTGGAGGTATAA